The Chloroflexus aggregans DSM 9485 genome segment TGAGCGCCAATCCAGTCAAAGCGCCGTGCTTGCTCGTTGGCTTGGCGTAACGTTTCACTCGCGTGCAACCCGCGTGCGACCCTTCGACGGTATTCGGCTAATACCGTTTCTTGCCGGCGGTCGCCGATCTCGGCATAGGCCTGCTCGGCTTGTCCGATGAGGCGATCGGCTTGATCGTATTCCCCTTTCAAGAGCGCAGTACGCGCCGCCTCGGCGAGCCGGTTGGCCCGTTGTCCGGCTTCTGCTTTAGTTTGCAGTTCGGTGAGTTTAGACTGAGCCGCCGGGTCGGCAATGGCGCTCAATTGCTCGATCTCACGAAGCGCTCCCTCGTAGTCTCCGGCCGTCAACAACTGTTGGACCGAAGACAGATCGAGTGCAGCGATGGATGCGGACGGAGCTTCAATTTGTAAAAAGCCCGGTAGCCATGCTCGCCATTCTGCTTCGAGCGTGGTGGCCGAGACACCGTACACCGTTGCCATCGCTGATCGATAGCCACTACTTCGCCCGATTGTCACCAACAGTTGTCGGAATTGGTCGAACCCGTCGCGTTCGATGAGGAATGTAACAATCGACCAGGTTTGTGGGTAGCTCAGATCGGGTTGCCCATAGATCGCGTTCCGATCATCGAGGGTTGACCATGGCCACAGTCCCCCTTGTTGGGTCAACGCACGTAAGATCGCGAACTTGTCGTCACGATCTGGAAGTTCCATATACTGCGCAATGCCCTCTTGCAAACCGACGTTCAAGCGGCCATCACTCAGCTCGGCGGCGAAGATATGGGTCAACTCGTGACGTAAGTTGTTGATCTGAGCTGTTTCACTCTGTAACCGTGCGCGTTCGACAATAACCACCACTTCACGGCGACGAAAATCGGCGTGGGCGATGACGCCCGGTACTTGACGTGCCGTTGGGTTGGCTGCGAAATAGTCGCTGCTGGTCGGGTAGAGGCGTAACATGAGCGGTGGTGTCGGACGCAATGCAAAGAAAGTGCTCAATTCTTCGTAGATACTATCGATGATGGCAGCGTATTGATCGGCTATCAGTGCATCGCTCGGGGTGTAGATGATGTGAAAATAGGTGGTTCGCTGCTCGATCCACTGTGGTTGGGCGAGCAAGGTATCACGTGTGGCTAACGCTAGCAGGATGCCGAGAAGGATCGGCCAGATTCGTAATCGGATCATCATCTTCATCATTTGGCAATCCATGACGAGATCAGTGTACCATGCCATTAGTTCGTCCGCTAGTGCTGAAAGTGGCAATGTAGGGAGACATGAGGTACATTACAGATAGGATTGAGCGTGACATGCATCGCGGGGTAATGAACGACGCCTAGGAAGAGTACACACATGACCGCCGATTTCTTTACCCAGCTTCCCTTGATTACTCGCTTTCGCGAGATTACCGATTTGAACGCCTACCGGCCATTACCCGCAGATTGGACGATTTTTGTTAGTGATGTCCGTGGGTCGACACGTGCCGTCGCCGAGGGTCGTTATAAAGAAGTTAATATGGTTGGTGCAGCGACGATTACCGCAGCGTTGAATGTAGCCGACGAGATAGAAATACCGTTTGTGTTCGGTGGTGATGGGGCGGTTCTGGCAGTGCCGCCACCATTGGCTGAACCGACGAAACAAGCCTTGAGTGCGGTAAGTGGGCTGGCCCGTGAGGCTTTCAACCTTGAGTTGCGGGTTGGCGCCGTACCGGTGCAGACGATTTTAGATGGCGGGTATCAGGTGTTTGTCGCACGTTTAGCACTCAATATGCAGGTGGCACAGGCGGTATTTAGCGGTGGCGGCATCCGCTACGCTGAACAATTGGTCAAAGATGCCGTCACGGGTGCAGACTTCAACATTGCACCGACTGATCCCGCTGCGGCCAATCTGAGCGGCCTCGAATGTCGGTGGGATACTATCCAACCTGCGCATGGTACGGCGCTCTGCGTGATCGTGCAGACACCACCACAACCTGATCCAGCGATAACGATGGCGATCTACCGTGACGTGATCGATGAGATTGAACAAATCTACGGTGGTGATCAAGCGTACCATCCCCTGCACTACGACTTGATGCAGATAAGCACGAGACCGCAGGCTCTTTGGGCAGAGGCGCGGTTGCGTGGCGGCGAGAGTCGCTTATCGCAATTGGCCTATTTGATGCAAGTCTACGCGCTCAATCTCGGTGTGTACGGGTATCGGTGGCTGCAACAGTTACGAGGTGAGAATCCGTGGTGGGATCAGTATCGCAAACATGTGGTCACCGCTGCCGATTATCGCAAGTACGATGATGTGTTGCGTATGATCATTGCCGGTACCGACGCACAACACGAAGCATTAATCACCCACCTGACAGCCCGTTTTGCTGCGGGTGAGTTGATCTTTGGGGTTCATCGCTCGCCTGAGGTTATGCTGACGTGTCTGGTGTTCGAGCGGATGGAGCGGCAAATTCATTTTGTCGATGGTGCTGATGGCGGTTTTACCCTTGCTGCTCAAGATTTGAAACAGCGTCAGCAGCAGTACACGTTCGTTAACAGCCGGGAATAATGCGGGCAGGGTCTTGGCTGTCGATAACCTCGTGACCGTCGGGATGGACGCGCACATAACGACCATCAGGTTGGAGTTCACGGGCGCGTAAGTTATCGGCCAGATAGGTAGGAAGTAGCCGCTCGGTGACGTATTGGATTGCGATTGGGTCGGAGAGGGGGAAGAGTTCTTCAACGCGCCGGTCGAGGTTTCGTTCCATCATATCGGCGCTCCCGATATACACTTTAGGCTTACCACCGTGGGAGAAGTAGTAGATCCGGCTATGTTCGAGATAGCGACCGACAATCGAGCGCACCCGAATATTGTCGGAGAGGCCGGGAACTTGTGGGCGCAATGAACACATCCCTCGCACGATCAGATCGATCTGTACCCCGGCTTGTGAGGCAGCGTAGAGCGCATCAATCATCTTGCGGTCGACCAATGCGTTCATTTTGAAGATGAGTCGCCCATTACCGTACAAGCGGTGAAGTGCGATCTCTTCCTCGATCAACTCGATCATGCGGTGACGCAGATTAACCGGTGCAACCAGTAAGCTGCGATACTCTTTTTGCCGGCTGTACGCGGTGAGATAATTGAACAGATCGACCACATCGGCAGCAATCTCGGGTCGGCATGTCAGTAATCCGAGATCGGTATAGACACGTGCAGTCACCGCGTTGTAGTTACCGGTACCAAGGTGGACATAACACTGAATACCGTCACTCTCTTGCCGAACGAC includes the following:
- a CDS encoding DUF3095 domain-containing protein; amino-acid sequence: MTADFFTQLPLITRFREITDLNAYRPLPADWTIFVSDVRGSTRAVAEGRYKEVNMVGAATITAALNVADEIEIPFVFGGDGAVLAVPPPLAEPTKQALSAVSGLAREAFNLELRVGAVPVQTILDGGYQVFVARLALNMQVAQAVFSGGGIRYAEQLVKDAVTGADFNIAPTDPAAANLSGLECRWDTIQPAHGTALCVIVQTPPQPDPAITMAIYRDVIDEIEQIYGGDQAYHPLHYDLMQISTRPQALWAEARLRGGESRLSQLAYLMQVYALNLGVYGYRWLQQLRGENPWWDQYRKHVVTAADYRKYDDVLRMIIAGTDAQHEALITHLTARFAAGELIFGVHRSPEVMLTCLVFERMERQIHFVDGADGGFTLAAQDLKQRQQQYTFVNSRE
- a CDS encoding peptidase MA family metallohydrolase — translated: MMKMMIRLRIWPILLGILLALATRDTLLAQPQWIEQRTTYFHIIYTPSDALIADQYAAIIDSIYEELSTFFALRPTPPLMLRLYPTSSDYFAANPTARQVPGVIAHADFRRREVVVIVERARLQSETAQINNLRHELTHIFAAELSDGRLNVGLQEGIAQYMELPDRDDKFAILRALTQQGGLWPWSTLDDRNAIYGQPDLSYPQTWSIVTFLIERDGFDQFRQLLVTIGRSSGYRSAMATVYGVSATTLEAEWRAWLPGFLQIEAPSASIAALDLSSVQQLLTAGDYEGALREIEQLSAIADPAAQSKLTELQTKAEAGQRANRLAEAARTALLKGEYDQADRLIGQAEQAYAEIGDRRQETVLAEYRRRVARGLHASETLRQANEQARRFDWIGAQTSADAAAQEFAALGDEVRRDNALALRRTLNEQQRTLAAALLFLGAAGLAIRQISRQLWPTTEPW